A genomic window from Lotus japonicus ecotype B-129 chromosome 1, LjGifu_v1.2 includes:
- the LOC130733829 gene encoding glycinol 4-dimethylallyltransferase-like, whose product MMESFLVGSLPNASSFTTGGNLLRSKHRANKNIYYASSYAPKASQQERKTKKEDNILSFQRPSLNSHFKCIEGLSTNQERNRKCVVQASPMPSFEYEHHASGAKNILDSVKNFLEAFYMFCTPYAMIGRTISTISACLLAVNKLSDISPLFFTGLLQIMIPFLFMDIYIAGINQLFDVEIDKINKPYLPLASGKLSITSGVIIVASCLIMSFGSAWIMGSWPVIWSLLACSTLWTCYSANVPLLRWKRRPVLAAMCFLIPWAFVFPIAFFFHIQTFVFKRPAMFPRSLNFVMVFMSLYSIGIALFKDLPDIEGDKKHGISTFATRFGQKPVFWFCVSLFEIAFGIALGVGATSSFMWSKIVTGMGNVVLASVLWHNAKSVDLKSKASLSSFYMLAWKLLFAEYLLMPLVR is encoded by the exons ATGATGGAGTCGTTTCTTGTTGGTTCTCTTCCTAATGCATCTTCATTCACCACTG GTGGAAATCTCTTGCGGAGTAAACATCGTGCCAATAAGAATATTTACTATGCAA GTTCTTATGCACCAAAAGCTTCACAACAAGAAAGGAAAACTAAAAAAGAAGACAATATTTTGAGCTTCCAACGTCCAAGTTTGAACAGTCACTTCAAATGCATTGAAGGATTATCTACAAATCAAGAACGCAACAGAAAATGTGTTGTTCAAGCATCCCCCATGCCATCTTTTGAATATGAACATCATGCTTCTGGTGCTAAAAATATTTTGGACTCTGTAAAAAATTTCTTGGAAGCTTTCTACATGTTTTGCACTCCATACGCAATGATTGGCCGA ACAATAAGCACAATTTCAGCCTGTCTTCTCGCAGTGAATAAATTATCAGATATATCTCCATTATTTTTTACTGGCTTGTTACAG ATAATGATACCTTTCCTATTTATGGATATCTATATTGCTGGTATTAATCAATTGTTTGATGTTGAAATAGACAAG ATAAACAAGCCATATCTTCCATTAGCATCTGGGAAATTATCCATTACAAGCGGTGTCATTATTGTTGCATCTTGTTTAATAATG AGTTTTGGGTCTGCCTGGATCATGGGTTCGTGGCCAGTGATTTGGTCTCTTTTAGCGTGTTCAACGTTGTGGACTTGCTATTCAGCAAAT GTTCCTCTATTGAGGTGGAAGAGACGCCCAGTGCTCGCAGCAATGTGCTTTCTTATTCCTTGGGCATTTGTATTTCCCATTGCATTTTTCTTTCACATACAG ACTTTTGTTTTCAAGAGGCCAGCTATGTTTCCGAGATCATTGAATTTTGTAATGGTGTTCATGAGCTTGTACTCGATAGGAATAGCATTGTTCAAG GACTTACCTGACATTGAAGGAGATAAAAAACATGGAATCTCAACTTTTGCAACACGTTTTGGTCAAAAACCG GTATTTTGGTTTTGTGTTTCCCTTTTTGAAATAGCTTTTGGTATCGCTCTTGGGGTGGGAGCAACATCATCTTTCATGTGGAGTAAAATTGTCACG GGTATGGGAAATGTTGTTCTGGCTTCAGTTCTTTGGCACAATGCAAAATCTGTAGATTTGAAAAGCAAAGCTTCCTTGTCATCCTTCTACATGCTTGCCTGGAAG CTCTTATTTGCAGAGTACCTTCTTATGCCTTTAGTTAGATGA